Proteins from a single region of Desulfovibrio porci:
- a CDS encoding AAA family ATPase has translation MTTLINELKSLQPAELDAGQVFSGKPSGTLVKGYAQPSAYTPAIDPSYIFHESSRDVIVWLLGPQEPLYVFGPTGCGKTSCIKQLAARINYPVFEVTGHGGQKFAFKGDPVGQAVQGIISGPQCASLHYGFGIARCGEGIGRLFAAALENSH, from the coding sequence ATGACCACGCTGATCAATGAATTGAAATCTCTTCAGCCCGCCGAGCTGGACGCCGGCCAGGTCTTCAGCGGCAAGCCCTCCGGCACTCTGGTCAAAGGCTATGCCCAGCCCTCGGCCTACACTCCGGCCATTGACCCTTCCTATATTTTCCACGAGTCCAGCCGGGACGTGATCGTCTGGCTTCTCGGTCCGCAGGAACCGCTCTACGTCTTCGGCCCCACAGGCTGCGGCAAGACCTCCTGTATCAAGCAACTGGCGGCCCGGATTAATTATCCCGTTTTTGAAGTGACCGGCCACGGCGGACAAAAATTTGCGTTCAAGGGCGATCCTGTCGGTCAGGCCGTACAGGGAATAATCTCCGGTCCGCAATGCGCCTCCCTCCACTACGGCTTCGGCATAGCGCGATGCGGCGAAGGCATAGGGCGCTTGTTCGCGGCTGCCCTGGAAAATTCGCATTAG
- a CDS encoding SufB/SufD family protein, whose amino-acid sequence MSTVDLSRFSFSGGENAAPIDDLTRLPAEDRERLVLAGIDVNDRQVSGAFMQLNHAGVHCETRQEGLDLMDIRAALKKYDGLPQYYWQLLDPDKDDFTRMAHEHLNGGYFVRARKGVKLSEPVQSCMFIKGHGAGQSIHNIVVVEEGAELHILGGCATAHEARDSAHLGITEYYVEKGGKLTFTMIHNWGESTTVRPRSAGRVEAGGVFQNNYILLKPVGDLQMYPLMELAGSGAVARFNSVIVAPSGSYVDCGNRIELNAPDTRGEVISRVLTTGGTVINRGYIGAAAAPAKGHLECKGLIMGGGRIHAIPELNSNQDGVELSHEAAVGKIAQEEIEYLMARGLDEDEAASTIVRGFLNVEIMGLPAPLKKAMDEQISLLETGHAM is encoded by the coding sequence ATGAGCACTGTGGATCTTTCCCGCTTTTCCTTCAGCGGCGGCGAAAACGCCGCGCCCATCGACGACCTGACCCGCCTGCCCGCCGAGGACCGCGAACGTCTGGTGCTGGCAGGCATTGACGTCAACGACCGCCAGGTCAGCGGCGCGTTCATGCAGCTCAACCACGCGGGCGTGCACTGCGAAACCCGCCAGGAAGGCCTGGATCTCATGGACATCCGCGCGGCCCTCAAAAAATATGACGGCCTGCCGCAATATTACTGGCAACTGCTCGATCCGGACAAGGACGACTTTACCCGCATGGCGCACGAGCACCTGAACGGAGGCTATTTCGTGCGGGCGCGCAAGGGCGTCAAACTGAGCGAGCCCGTGCAGTCCTGTATGTTCATCAAGGGGCACGGCGCAGGCCAGAGCATCCACAATATCGTGGTGGTGGAGGAAGGCGCGGAACTGCACATTCTGGGCGGTTGCGCCACGGCGCACGAGGCGCGCGACTCCGCCCATCTGGGCATCACCGAATACTATGTGGAAAAGGGCGGCAAGCTGACCTTCACCATGATCCACAACTGGGGCGAGAGCACCACGGTGCGGCCGCGCTCCGCCGGACGGGTGGAAGCCGGAGGCGTGTTCCAGAACAATTACATCCTGCTCAAGCCCGTGGGCGACCTGCAGATGTATCCGCTCATGGAGCTGGCCGGTTCCGGCGCGGTGGCCCGCTTCAATTCGGTCATCGTGGCCCCCTCGGGATCGTACGTGGATTGCGGCAACCGCATTGAACTCAACGCCCCGGACACGCGCGGCGAAGTCATCTCGCGCGTGCTGACCACGGGCGGCACGGTGATCAACCGGGGCTACATCGGCGCGGCGGCGGCCCCGGCCAAAGGGCATCTGGAGTGCAAAGGCCTGATCATGGGCGGCGGGCGCATCCACGCCATCCCGGAGCTGAACAGCAATCAGGACGGGGTGGAGCTTTCGCACGAGGCCGCTGTGGGCAAGATCGCCCAGGAGGAAATCGAATACCTCATGGCGCGCGGCCTGGACGAGGATGAAGCGGCCTCCACCATCGTGCGCGGCTTCCTCAATGTGGAAATCATGGGCCTGCCCGCGCCGCTGAAAAAAGCCATGGACGAGCAGATCTCACTGCTGGAAACCGGCCACGCCATGTAA
- a CDS encoding ABC transporter ATP-binding protein, with product MLEIHDLHVSVQGTPVLKGIDLSINSGETFILFGPNGSGKTTLLMTLMGVSGYEVTQGQIIFKGKDITHAPMHERARLGIGMSFQRPPTIHGLPTGKLVELCGRGREMDIPAMARTVHFDQFLDRDVNAGFSGGEIKRSELLQLMAQRPDLLLFDEPESGVDLENMALVGKTVRQLLDGVPSACSATLRERERRRSTSGLIITHTGHILEYVNAHRGQVMYHGKLCCEARPREILDHIANHGYQECLRCLAGDMYGKIAEAPLL from the coding sequence ATGCTTGAAATCCATGATCTGCACGTCTCGGTTCAGGGCACGCCGGTGCTCAAGGGCATCGACCTGAGCATCAACTCCGGCGAGACTTTCATTCTTTTCGGGCCCAACGGCTCGGGCAAAACCACCCTGCTGATGACCCTGATGGGCGTTTCCGGCTACGAAGTCACCCAGGGGCAAATCATTTTCAAAGGCAAGGACATCACCCACGCGCCCATGCACGAGCGGGCCCGCCTGGGCATCGGCATGTCCTTCCAGCGCCCGCCCACCATCCACGGCCTGCCCACGGGCAAACTGGTGGAGCTTTGCGGCCGGGGACGGGAGATGGATATTCCGGCCATGGCCCGCACGGTGCACTTCGACCAGTTTCTGGACCGCGACGTCAACGCGGGTTTCTCCGGCGGCGAGATCAAGCGCTCGGAACTCCTGCAGCTCATGGCCCAGCGGCCGGACCTCCTGCTCTTCGACGAGCCGGAATCCGGCGTGGACCTGGAAAACATGGCTCTGGTGGGCAAAACCGTGCGCCAATTGCTGGACGGCGTGCCCAGCGCGTGCAGCGCCACCCTGCGCGAGCGGGAGCGACGGCGCTCCACCAGCGGGCTGATCATCACCCACACCGGCCACATTCTGGAATATGTCAACGCGCACCGGGGCCAGGTCATGTACCACGGCAAACTCTGCTGTGAGGCCCGGCCGCGCGAAATTCTCGATCACATCGCCAACCACGGCTACCAGGAATGCCTGCGCTGCCTGGCCGGGGACATGTACGGCAAAATCGCGGAGGCGCCCCTGCTATGA
- the rfaD gene encoding ADP-glyceromanno-heptose 6-epimerase, translating to MYVITGGAGFIGSALLWQLNHMDLDEIVVVDNLASSEKWRNLVKRRYVDYLHRDRFYDMLQRDALPWKISAVVHLGACSSTTERDADFLMENNFHYSRDLCRYALDKGARFINASSAATYGDGSLGFSDDPALIPRLAPLNMYGYSKQLFDLWLLREKLCGEVVSLKFFNVYGPNEYHKGSMQSVVVKAHRQIRERGRLALFKSDVPGLADGEQKRDFVYVKDCTALMAWLLERGDVNGIHNVGTGAARSFNELGRAVFAALGRECRIDYVDMPETLRGKYQNYTRADMGWLARVDCPLGFTSLEEGAADYVRNYLEKEDSYL from the coding sequence ATGTACGTGATTACCGGCGGCGCGGGCTTTATCGGCAGCGCCCTGCTCTGGCAGTTGAACCATATGGATCTGGACGAAATCGTGGTGGTGGACAATCTGGCCAGCAGCGAGAAATGGCGTAATCTGGTCAAACGCCGCTATGTGGACTATCTGCACCGCGACCGTTTTTACGATATGTTGCAACGCGACGCCCTGCCCTGGAAGATCTCGGCCGTGGTCCACCTGGGGGCTTGTTCCTCCACCACCGAGCGCGACGCGGATTTCCTGATGGAAAACAATTTCCACTATAGCCGCGATCTCTGCCGCTACGCCCTGGACAAGGGCGCGCGCTTCATCAACGCCAGTTCGGCGGCCACCTACGGCGACGGCTCCCTCGGCTTCAGCGACGATCCGGCCCTGATCCCCCGGCTCGCGCCCCTGAACATGTACGGCTATTCCAAACAGCTCTTCGACCTCTGGCTGCTGCGCGAGAAGCTGTGCGGCGAGGTGGTCAGCCTGAAATTCTTCAATGTCTACGGCCCCAACGAATACCACAAGGGGTCCATGCAGAGCGTGGTGGTCAAGGCTCACCGCCAGATCCGGGAGCGCGGACGGCTGGCGCTGTTCAAATCCGATGTGCCGGGTCTGGCCGACGGCGAGCAGAAGCGCGATTTTGTCTACGTCAAGGACTGCACCGCGCTGATGGCCTGGCTGCTGGAGCGCGGGGACGTCAACGGCATCCACAACGTGGGCACGGGCGCGGCCCGCAGCTTCAACGAGCTGGGCCGGGCCGTGTTCGCCGCCCTGGGGCGGGAATGCCGCATCGACTACGTGGACATGCCCGAAACGCTGCGCGGCAAGTACCAGAATTACACCCGCGCCGACATGGGCTGGCTGGCCCGTGTGGACTGCCCTCTGGGTTTCACCTCGCTGGAAGAGGGCGCGGCCGACTATGTGCGCAATTATCTGGAAAAAGAGGATTCCTACCTCTAA